A stretch of Polypterus senegalus isolate Bchr_013 chromosome 3, ASM1683550v1, whole genome shotgun sequence DNA encodes these proteins:
- the LOC120526795 gene encoding trace amine-associated receptor 7a-like yields the protein MYLILALITIITICGNLIVVISITHFKQLHSPNNFLVCSLATVDFLLGLCVLPFSIMRTVETCWYLGSIFCQISLCIDNLLSYSSIFHLCFIAIDRYYAVCSPLYYTTKITVRVIYIFIGMAWILPAIFSFGLIYTKANVQGIEELVEILSCEGGCMLMFNKLWAILASAIFYVPCLIMICIYAKIFTVARKQARMIKIMEDKISVEEKTRRENQKREQKAAKTLGIIVGVFLLCWLPYFIDAPIDVYINFATPTVVFDSLAWFGYVNSACNPLIYAFFYPWFRKALKLLITCKILRQNSSKIR from the coding sequence ATGTATTTAATTCTTGCATTAATTACAATCATCACCATTTGTGGAAATCTAATTGTAGTAATATCCATAACTCATTTTAAACAGCTACATTCACCAAATAATTTCCTTGTCTGCTCCCTGGCAACAGTTGACTTTTTACTGGGACTTTGTGTGTTGCCTTTTTCTATTATGAGAACAGTTGAAACATGTTGGTATCTTGGGTCTATTTTCTGCCAGATTTCACTGTGCATTGATAATTTACTTTCCTATTCATCAATTTTCCACTTATGCTTTATTGCTATTGATCGGTATTATGCAGTGTGCAGTCCTCTTTATTATACAACAAAGATCACAGTCAGGgtgatttacatatttataggTATGGCATGGATACTTCCAGCTATATTTAGTTTTGGTTTAATTTACACCAAGGCCAATGTGCAAGGTATTGAAGAATTGGTTGAGATTTTGTCTTGTGAAGGTGGTTGTATGCTTATGTTTAACAAACTTTGGGCAATACTTGCATCGGCAATATTTTATGTGCCATGCTTGATCATGAtatgtatttatgcaaaaattTTTACTGTTGCAAGAAAACAAGCTAGAATGATAAAAATCATGGAGGATAAAATTTCTGTGGAAGAAAAAACAAGGAGAGAGAATCAAAAAAGGGAACAAAAGGCTGCTAAAACACTGGGGATAATTGTGGGGGTCTTTCTACTTTGTTGGCTCCCATATTTTATTGATGCTCCTATTGATGTATATATCAATTTTGCAACTCCAACAGTTGTATTTGATAGTTTAGCATGGTTTGGTTATGTCAATTCTGCTTGCAATCCCTTGATATATGCATTCTTCTATCCTTGGTTTCGCAAAGCCCTTAAGCTTCttattacatgtaaaatattaagacaaaattcttcaaaaattaga